One Aegilops tauschii subsp. strangulata cultivar AL8/78 chromosome 7, Aet v6.0, whole genome shotgun sequence genomic window carries:
- the LOC141026890 gene encoding uncharacterized protein, which yields MSRHVFNRIREGVVGYDDYFECKEDAVGKIGLSSYQKCTAAIRMLAYGVPGDLIDEYVRISESTCLESLYKFCKAVIAVFGPEYLREPTAADTARLLAMNASRGFPGMLGSIDCMHWEWKNCPSAWQGQYKGHVRACTVILEAVASQDLWIWHSFFGMAGSHNDINVLQRSPVFARLAEGNSPPVNFTVNGHNYDKGYYLGDGIYPQWTTIVKTIPNLVGEKRKRFAQEQESARKDVERAFGVLQSRWGIVRYPANT from the coding sequence ATGAGTAGGCATGTTTTCAACCGTATTAGAGAGGGAGTGGTCGGCTATGATGACTACttcgagtgcaaagaggatgccgtCGGCAAGATTGGTTTGtcctcttatcagaaatgcactgccgccatccgaatgcttgcatatggagtgcccggtgatctcattgacgagtacgtccgtataagcgagtctacatgcctagagtcgctgtataagttctgcaaggctgtgattgctgtgtttggccctgagtacttgagagagccgacAGCTGCAGATACAGCCCGTTTGTTGGCGATGAATGCTAGCAGGGGCTTCCCGgggatgcttggcagcatagactgcatgcactgggagtggaagaactgcccttctgcttggcaagggcagtataagggacatgtcagggcttgcactgtcatactagaggccgtggcgtctcaagatctctggatctggcactctttctttggcatggctggatcacacaatgatatcaacgtgcttcagcgctcgccggtgtttgctaggcttgccgaaggcaacagCCCACCGGTGAACTTTACTGTCAACGGCCACAACTACGACAAAGGGTACTATTTgggtgacggtatctatcctcagtggaccaCTATTGTAAAGACAATACCCAACCTTGttggagagaaaaggaaaagatttgcccaagagcaagagagtgctagaaaggatgtcgagcgtgcctttggtgttttgcaatctcgatggggcatcgttcggtatcctgctaATACTTGA